Part of the Melospiza melodia melodia isolate bMelMel2 unplaced genomic scaffold, bMelMel2.pri scaffold_61, whole genome shotgun sequence genome, gaacatggaacaggtctgcctggtttggcctcctggggcctgtctgacaggtcccactgaatctgacatgtcaagggccacttcccatctgaccgtgaagcactggggctccatgattttattcctatgggaaagaagtgtctttcttgtctaggcacccgtggccaaaattgagattctgcatctaaaattctctatatccaagggttactcccagacaaaatctgcctgtaCAGTCCAGTCTGGCAAGACTTGGCCCCTGGTGACTGCCTCTTATCTGCCCctccaccactggggctcacttgtttccttcctatggagaccattgtgacactgctgaggaTTGTGGAAACGATAGGCCATGGTAACATAACAGGCCTTTGtgaaacctgttacactgtaggaagttgtggaaccaaggggaacattgtgacgctgcagggtaccatggatgcaaggggccactgtgacactctggggcctcgtggaaccaaggacatcactggggctttgttgggccacatggtcccagggagccagtgtgaagcagcagggctttgtggaaccaagaggccattgctgcatttcagggccttgtggagccaaagggccgttgtgatcctgcgagGCACTGtgtatccatggagagcattgtggcattgcaaggccccatggaatcatggagaccattgtgacactgtggggctccatggaaccaaagggccactgtgaccctgcagggcctcatggaaggaaggggccatagTGACAttgtgggaacttgtggaaccaaggggatcattgtggtaccactggagccaatggaaccaaggggccatggtgacacagagagggttcatggaaccaatagagcaTTATGGCAcatgaggccttgtggaactatggagaccattaagatcctcaaggacttgtgtaaccaagggggcattatgacaccagagggcatcatcgaagcaagagaaccattgtgacactgcagggccctgtggaaccaagggaacatgaaataggtgtggctgccttggcctcccaggggtcacctgacaggtctggctgaccttgaaatgtagaaggccactcccatgtgcccctgaaacactgaggctctgggcttttctttgtatggaaaagaactgtccatcttttccaggcatccatggccaaatttaggattccacctccaaatgttTGTGTatacaaggattgctgccagacaaaagttgccaggacagacaagtctggctggtctttggctcctgaggggcagcattcacctattttccaaacactggaaagggctctgtgcttttctttttatgaaaaatacgCATcgctcttttccaggcacaaatgttttaaattaggactccacattcataatttcaaatacccAAGGGTTGCtcaaagcaaacctgccaggacagacaggtcaggcttgccttggcctctggtggttgccattcatcagctcctgaaacatggaggctccgtggtttccttcctatggagaccaatgtgacatttgagagccttgtgaaatgaaggggccatcatggcactgcagagcctcatggaatcaaggacatcattgtggctctgttgggccacacggTCCCAAGGGGCCCGAGCAAAGCAGCGTGTGGAGAGTTTTTGTGCAGACATAGCTTGAGGggaaaggccatgatcatatacagctggttaaggagtaaaaatgcagctgtaagcagtaagttctcagccttctgattacaagaaaacaacaacacTGTGCCCTTGAGCAAGTAACTGTAAGACAATAATAACAGGATGTAAAAACAGGTACTAGTCTCAACAGAAAACCACAAAGCATCCTGAGACTATAGCTACAAAAAAGGAGCTGACATTTAACCTGTAGCCAATGATGAGcttagcttttgcaatatgtatgagcttaattaacactactataaaagcatGTAAGACGGATCAATAAATTTGTGACTTGCTGATCATTGGATGTTTATGTCTCCCTTCGCCCCGTCAgcagcaatgtgggagttagcccagttgCAACTCAgaatcagccagattttaccccaaaataattGGGCATgaatttcaagccctgggaatcatctgtttaacttagggtgagcttgagagttctccAATAACCCTTTAGTCTTGTTATGCTAACTTGTCTAAGTTATAGTCCCTTATTGGTTAATTGTTTCCCCTagatggttattgttctagatgtTCTACCCCCAAGTGCATGTTGCTTCTCCTTTGTCTTTGGTCTTTGGATCCTCCCCCTCTTACTGTTCTCGatatctccatgtttattgtttatcACCCTGTTAttcaagttccttttaaacaactccgttgatgctgctccttttcatttttgccaccctcatcctgaagtcagggaaccagagaggtttgttgcagccaccttcatgTGACATTTGGCGctcaaacagggaccatgacactcAGGGCTccttgtgtcagtcatgtcagttggggttagctgatggataggctaGTGCTCCCCAAGATTTTGGATTGTACCTGGCCCGGCGGATTCATCGtttcttcaagggaccttgcccaggatcagcagggacagcaacggttttacctgcataggattgctggtgggtttggggaaatacaggacatttattgcccattttgccactgtgtatttacaatatgcacccatgttccataattgatttggggtgttccagtggctcttccccataaggcagagaaagagaaaaatgggcagccagatgtccaaagtaaaaAAGgaccatatatggatgctttaattctcactgatcatgacataatattttcaaagaacgaaaaaaaatcaatcatgaggtggatcattaaaaattttccagactcaactgctgacaaaatccataccattgaattttgggactcagtgggagttaaatggtacaacctttcaatcaaaagggatcccattgcaccccacatgCTCTGCATTTTCCACactatccttgagacccttcaccagaaagcagtgtgttgaaaattcAATCTgatggtcactcctaactcaggaccacccctcaaacctgcctttctcagaccttccatgatggtccaagatggcaatggccatgcggtcttggagcatcatgccctggagactcgagATGAAAGGAGCCCAAATGGGGCTTGGGAGCCCAAccatcctccctccctcttggctcctccacttcctgctaccacaaccttctcttccaccctgaacaaacctccagactacacccccacaactgcgggtcatgccccactgtcaatcattccaccttcaccctggaccatgcctccagtaCTCCCCTCTGGAAGTCCgcaatcctaaatcaaggcccttcctctctaacacctgacaaaatggcagtgccctttgcctcaccctccagcaacaatataaccccatgatcaaagatactaagcccaactgtcactctatttctaatccaaatgtttctgttaCAAGTTCTTCttgctccccagaagacagtgtgGACTCCCCAGAGCCActttgcccctcaaccccagaagatccctaggaaaggatccGGTAAGaaacagttaaggaaggagactggcaaatagtcttgaaACTCCTTGTTGCccctgtatgttatgaaagaaggggccagaatcccaggtatcagccatttgtTTACgtggaaatcaaggatctgtgtagggcagctaaagaccatagaaggcatttaccttgttttaatggcctaatgagggccatgtttacagcacatgtcttaacccttATGATTTAAactgtattatgaccatgttgttgtcacctacagaatacaccctgtgggaagggggatggaagtgtttactaaatcaattaatagcagactatgctaataatgaggcaagggcagaattgacaatcaaccatctagctggagaaggacaacacagcctacaagatgatcaagcagcaggtatccccagagaattaTTGGATCAataatatcaaagagatggctttgaaagctttaatccagttatcagatggtagcacccccagtttggactatcttgggtggctgcagctaaagctttaggataaTTAGACCATATTGGGTACCtgctaagtaagcaaaccaatgctacctccctcacattgagtggcctgctctcagacatagagaccatcagacaggccaccttgcagaacagcaatagagtttttactctgggcacatgggcatggctgtgtagactctgagggcataggttgcctgaacctctccagccacagagagtcaatccacaagagcattcaagtactgaaggaagggttcaagaagcttcaagtcaataacaaagactgggtcaaaaaactcttccaatccaagggactaaagggttggatgatgtcgagctaaaacaggactattcattctcttagtggttgttgttgttgtattgttaattgtcccatgtttgtttggatgcttttagaaagtcttacaaaattctttcagttccatctttgttgtaaaatagaaagggggaagatacccaacacaagctcctcatggaccccttggaggagagaattggcagccaggatggtacaaaaaccactcagagactcagtgtgggaaggaaacaattaaaagtacctaaaattaTTCCTAAATTcattaagtaccttaaaaaaccttgagtatctttaggcattaatgagccctactgagtgtcagtaaaaagctctccagggacccattatagcagataattgggggcatgattgcacaaacctctcacagtctGTATTaaatgggaaacagcaagtggcttaaaataactggagtaccctgaagcattagttagctccactgagtgttgttactgacaaagcctcctcagggactaattacagcagataatttcaGGCCAGgattgcaaaaacctctcagagactccaaggcaaaagccaaacccaaagtcctttgaaaaacctgcagtcattgcagggagcattaaggagccccaggGGCATTCCTGGCCAAGGTTCCCCagcgactccttccagcagatccttgaggccacagggatgtgggctaggggcggatgctgagggcaggacaaggggctgacaggtcccagcctggctggggctgtgccaggaggccccagggcctcaggacaaggtgtctcctcacagcccttggtggcacagaccctgctgctgtgccccagggcaccaagacttggcttctctttgtccctacctgtcatcactgcctccagttcttggctcttcctggggcctggggacactttctcagtggtgtccctcagtgggacccattaaaaatccaagaaagtttggagttggattctgccttggagttctggagaggtttcttcagctccctctcagggactgatattcagggcctgagcacaaaaccccagaggctcattaaattccttgtgctgtgtctgtgctgctgagctgggctgggctgctggcacagaggcagctcctggtaaccaagaagagcttcaaaagcacatttctcttgatgagcagctcttctgccagcccagcagggctggggcactgcctgcagtcaccccaggcacagcacagaggcacagagagcttcaatcaagggctgggaaggtgctgagaagtgcctggggcacaatcactgccagcccttggcacaggaacctctggctgcaggacaatgcagctgcagctcctggaatgatctcctaaagtTGGAacctcccaatgcctacagaccctgtgagtaccttctctgattgtctcttgtgcagagcagccaggggtgcccagggctgtcgtgcagagcagggtcctgcagctgtgctgtggcagggactctgctgcctgccagggacagctcttagccagccctggcagctgctcccagcgctggagagaagctctagggggaaggagccaccctgagcaaggcaggggctgctgctgagaggggctgggtggggcaaggctgttcccagctccagaccagtctgggcacagctccagagggcacttcccaacgaaggtaagcctgggattcctgtaaagatcaggagctttcctgagagtgttttgaatttcctgcttggagaaggatggaaaattggggtgatgacaaaaagattttttcattttatacatttttcatatatttgtagctctttAAATTACTATTACATAGTATAAATCTATAATCATTATTAAAGTCTATTCAACTCTTAATGAACTGTATTGCTATTATAATACTTCTATAGCTACAATCCTGTATTAACTCTATTATTTTCCCTaagctttttctttgattttagaaaaataagctgattgtctaaatgcattcctgaaatacatatagtatacaatacatatagtatcctgtaaagtcttattatcaggaacaggacctacaagaacattgtgttttttgaccagaatgtgagcagtcataacaaaaattgaaggcaaagaagcccttggactTACTCCAATGGATTGAGCCAGGGCTATGTAACTGGGGTGAGTGAATCTCTtattggatgttcctgttaaattttctttattaatcaaccttaataaattgtgtaaatcagggcccgggtgtgccccatccccactgggacacctggaagcttccaataagtgtccggtttttactttactgttctaacactgttgcaagggttttttgttttttttttttttttttttttttttttttttttttttttctcttttgattataaaaaacaaggggatgagagaagaagaacaagaattgtaatcccagaatcccaggacattctgagttgaaagggacacacaggatcatacaactaatgtttgaacatttacagggactgcagaactgtaaattaagcaggtcagtctctctgctgggagcctcccaaagggccctcagccactcctcagcagcagcatcacctctgcagggcccagcagggctctcctgagctgcccttgcccagctgcacacagagcctgccccagcccgggccctgcacacaggcaggtttctgtagggccccagatgggctctgtgagcgctggcagggacaaggctcctctcaggagggcatgtccaggcccagggagatgctcagggaaggagagggggctgaagagagcagtgctgggggtaggatgagggcactgttggtgtgtgggaggtgccgggcacagctgggcacaggaacactgtcctgagtgtcTGACTGTCTCtgtcctgccctctcaggcaccgcaccacaacatcttctcttggttctgcactgccctgatattgtcgctgttatctgctgctctcagagaggctctgggatttgcagcagctgagtcaggcactgcccttggcattcttgccaggcagggctgtccatgggaatggggtgtccgagcttccctggcacctgtggggctgtgggcaaagcagtccatgggaaaggggaatgagctgagccccctccctgagatcccatcatgggcacagccagggatctccttgctgtgcccttccaagctctgagctgccctcctgggtgcaaatctgtgccagagcctctgggagttccctgattgtcccacagggaagggcagagctgccagagctgaggaaatgctgttgggtttgccaagggagctgtgagtgtccttggcagaagggggtgctgagagcttgctcagagacctttagagagggtgagacattcagggatccctctgctctgggcagggtctggtttatcccaggctgacccgagagtgtgattgtgctctgattgcagccaaaggtgcaaagccagagcagctgggaacaagcccatccagcccctcaccttccctcagccgcaGGGAATCTTTGCCTCccacatctctcagtggcaaactctgagtgcagcagaaatgttggggatttctgacctcagagacccAGGAATGATGTGTatataggaaaacaattcctaaaaccaacttCTGCCATCTATTTCCATTAGAActgggagtgcagatgctaccaagcctctCAGCATTAGGAGTGATTTCccggacaaatcctgaatatccagccttgcccctctgccacatggccacaaacccagggcacagggacagggatggctccttgaaagGCCCCTCGCAcagacctggctgctcctggcacactcagccagcacaactggagctcaggcagggacctgggtgaaggatttcccagagcaggaacaagggtgggtgagtcccagtgggacagtctgcagggaatggcccaggtgtggctccaggcagcctctcctgactttcactgtcctttctccatgaacagttccccatgtgcagcctcagcaaatgtccaacagcagctccatcagccacttcctcctgctggcattggcagacacacggcacctgcagctcctgcacttctgcctcttgctgggcatctccctggctgccctcctgggcaacggcctcatcatcagcgccgtagcctgcagccgccacctgcacacgcccatgttcttcttcctgctcaacctggccctcagcgacctggactccatctgcaccactgtccccaaagccacacacaattccctctgggacaccagggacatctcctacaaaggatgtgctgcccaagtctttttctttatgtttttcatttcagcagatttttaccttctgaccatcatgtgctatgaccgctatgtgtccatctgcaaacccctgcactacgggaccctcctgggcagcagagcttgtgcccacatggcagcagctgcctgggccggtggctttctcaatgctctcatgcacacagccaatacattttccctgcccctgtgccatggcaatgccctgggccagttcttctgtgaaatcccacacatcctcaagctctcctgctcacgttCAAACTACAGAGAACTTGTGCACATTGCAGTTAGTTCCTGTTTAGCACTTTGCTGTTTTGCGTTcactgttttctcctatgtgcaggttttcagggctgtgctgaggatcccctctgagcatggacggcacaaagccttttccacctgcctccctcacctggccgtggtctctctgttcctcagcactgctgtgtttgctcacctgaagccctcctccatgtcctccccatccctggatctggccctgtcagttctgtactcagtggtgcctccagcccttaaccccctcatctacagccggagaaaccaggagctcaaggctgcagtgtggagactgatgactggatggttccaGAAACAATAAACGGCTGTAAAACTCTTGTCAATCATTTGCAATAAATATCATCTTTCATACTacttgtttgtttaattttggacgatgtgtttctttgtttcactttttttcatattgtccacaaagaaatgtcattcctTGTACCATTTCTCATTGTGTTTCTCTCCAAATTCCCTgtagccccagactgtgtcaatgatggGCCACGCTCTGGGTGACTTGAAAGGAAatgaaggatctcccagcagagttttcaccagagatgcccctcttgctgccttctctggagctgcagcagcaatgtctctgtgcagagctggggcagatcaatGCTGGCCCAgcatctgtgcccagcagcagcagcacttggtgttgccagtgctgctgccatggccctgccccgctgccctggtggccctggtgttgctttagggcctgagtgctctcagggccgggcacagttctgggggtggcagtgccggggctgcagcagggacaggccatgggcactgctggggcagtgctgacgtctcaggccaggccctgggggctccaggctccttgcccaggctctctcaagaacacggccaggccaatgctcagcacagaaaacccccgtgagcagccccaggctggccgtgggcaggctgggggcaaacagcatggctggggctctgcaagggccctgggggagatgggaaggagcagcagagcaggggctgatccatccccagtgcgctggacagcccagggcagcgtcccagagcatcctgatggagctgccaacaacaatccccctctgcagccctggcctctcctccagctcacacaggtgccccatccttgcaggcacagacacggcagcactggctcagcagcccctgtttgcattgcacacagcaggcaggagcacccccatgctgttggtgtggggacatgaacctgagggagcacaaatgccatcagcccctggggccaggaagggctgggggacaccagggaaaccactcagctttgtcctggcgtctgcagtgagccagaaagtttgttcccatcagctgggagtttcctgtcccactgcagacgctgttgctcagaaccagggctgcctggaagccacccccaaactgccctgagcgtttccttggcttcatccttgttttctttattcttcctgctacaaatttcttcccattgcccactccagtgggcccagaactggacacagcccttgaggtgctgcccaaccagtgctgagcacaggggaagaatccctgccctgctcctgctggccacaccattcctgatccaggccaggagccattggccttcttgcccacctgggcacactgctgcctcatgcccagcctgctgtccatcagtccctgcaggtccctttctgcctggctgctgtccagccactctgtcccagcctgtagcactgcaagggttgttgtggccaaagtgcaggagtcagcacttggtcttgttcaacctcactgtgttcgatttgggccctggatccagcctgtccagggctcttTGCAGAGCTCTCCTACCCTCCAGTAGATCAactctcacacccagcttggtgtcatctgcaaatttgctgatgatggactcagtcccctcatgcagatcatcaatgcagacattgaaatccacgctggctggctctgacccctcggccatcctgtgggtgccctgtgatggcactcagggtgatctgttccataaccttgctgggcacccaggtcaggctgacaggcctggagttccccagctcctccttccagcccttcttgggcatgggctcacattggcacctccagtgctctgggacctccctggtgagccagcactgatggtgaatgatggagagcagcttggagagctcattcacagctccctcatccccctgggatggatcccatctgatcccatacacctgtgagcacctGAGTAGCTCACCAGGTCACcaggtgcttcctcctggattacagggggctgttttgctccctgtgcccatttaccagctcaggagaactcttgtcctgagggcaacctgtctttATATGGAAAATTGAGACAGACACTGTGTTCAGTAACTTAGCcatttccttatctttggttactatattctccactgcatcaaaaaaagagtagaggttcttccTCTCCCTActtttgctatattttttttaataaaaacaatttaatattctttttttttacagaggtggccaggttaagctctaattgagctttcatctctcagcttttctttctgcataatgtAAGGACATTCTTAAAGACTTACtcagttgctggtcctttttcccctgagttcccaaaaaagttccatgggcagccaggccatatTGCTGGCCAGGGGCTA contains:
- the LOC134413923 gene encoding olfactory receptor 14I1-like, giving the protein MSNSSSISHFLLLALADTRHLQLLHFCLLLGISLAALLGNGLIISAVACSRHLHTPMFFFLLNLALSDLDSICTTVPKATHNSLWDTRDISYKGCAAQVFFFMFFISADFYLLTIMCYDRYVSICKPLHYGTLLGSRACAHMAAAAWAGGFLNALMHTANTFSLPLCHGNALGQFFCEIPHILKLSCSRSNYRELVHIAVSSCLALCCFAFTVFSYVQVFRAVLRIPSEHGRHKAFSTCLPHLAVVSLFLSTAVFAHLKPSSMSSPSLDLALSVLYSVVPPALNPLIYSRRNQELKAAVWRLMTGWFQKQ